A portion of the Rhodococcus pseudokoreensis genome contains these proteins:
- a CDS encoding phenylacetaldoxime dehydratase family protein → MESAISDHLKCPRTLTRRVPDGYQPPFPMWVGRADEEVQQVVMGYLGVQFRGDAQRPAALRAMRDMVAGFDLPDGPLHYDLTHHVDNQGHENLMIVGYWKDIAAHHRWLQLPTVADWWASDERLSEGLGYFREIVAPRAEQFETLYAFQDALPGVGAVMGGISGEINEHGYWGSMRERFPISQTDWMQPSGELRVLSGDPAAGGRVIVQGHDNIALIRSGQDWADAETAERNLYLDEILPTLQDGMDFLRDNGQSVGCYSNRFVRNIDLDGNFLDLSYNIGHWGSLDQLERWAESHPTHLRIFTTFFRVAASLSKLRLYHEVSVFDARDQRYEYINCHPQTGMLRDAQPPQ, encoded by the coding sequence ATGGAATCTGCAATCAGTGATCACCTAAAATGCCCCCGCACGTTGACCCGACGTGTCCCGGATGGCTACCAGCCACCTTTTCCCATGTGGGTGGGACGTGCCGACGAAGAAGTGCAGCAGGTGGTGATGGGATACCTCGGTGTGCAGTTCCGCGGTGACGCGCAACGCCCGGCCGCGTTGCGCGCCATGCGCGACATGGTGGCCGGTTTCGATCTGCCCGACGGCCCGCTGCACTATGACCTGACCCATCACGTCGACAATCAGGGTCATGAGAATTTGATGATCGTGGGATACTGGAAAGATATTGCTGCCCATCACCGTTGGCTCCAGTTGCCGACGGTGGCCGACTGGTGGGCATCGGACGAACGGCTGTCGGAGGGGCTGGGGTACTTCCGTGAGATCGTGGCCCCGCGCGCCGAGCAGTTCGAAACGCTGTACGCGTTCCAGGATGCCCTTCCGGGGGTCGGTGCCGTCATGGGCGGTATCAGTGGCGAGATCAACGAGCACGGCTATTGGGGCTCGATGCGCGAACGCTTCCCGATTTCCCAGACCGACTGGATGCAGCCGTCCGGTGAATTGCGCGTACTCAGCGGCGATCCCGCCGCAGGTGGCCGCGTGATCGTTCAGGGTCACGACAACATCGCACTGATCCGCTCCGGGCAGGACTGGGCCGACGCCGAAACGGCGGAACGCAACCTGTACCTCGACGAGATCCTGCCGACGCTGCAGGACGGCATGGACTTTCTGCGCGACAACGGACAATCGGTGGGCTGCTACAGCAACAGATTCGTTCGCAACATCGATCTGGACGGAAACTTTCTCGACCTGAGTTACAACATCGGCCACTGGGGTTCGCTGGACCAGCTCGAGCGCTGGGCGGAATCTCATCCCACGCACCTGCGAATCTTCACCACCTTCTTCCGCGTCGCCGCCAGCCTGTCGAAACTTCGCCTTTACCATGAAGTCTCGGTATTCGACGCGCGCGACCAGCGATACGAGTACATCAATTGCCATCCGCAGACCGGCATGCTGCGTGACGCGCAGCCGCCGCAGTAG
- the nthA gene encoding nitrile hydratase subunit alpha — MSVTIEHTPENATPAQAPAADRAWALFRALDGKGLVPEGYVEGWKKTFEEDFSPHRGAELVARAWTDDEFRQLLLTDGTEAVGRYGYLGPQGEYIVALEDTPTLKNVIVCSLCSCTAWPILGLPPTWYKSFEYRARVVREPRKVLSEMGTDIPEGVEIRVYDTTAETRYIVLPQRPAGTEGWSREQLQQIVTKDCLIGVAIPQVPSA, encoded by the coding sequence ATGTCGGTAACGATCGAACACACACCAGAGAACGCGACTCCCGCACAGGCACCGGCCGCCGACCGCGCCTGGGCGCTGTTCCGGGCGCTGGACGGAAAGGGATTGGTTCCCGAGGGATACGTCGAAGGCTGGAAGAAGACCTTCGAAGAGGACTTCAGCCCCCACCGCGGCGCAGAACTGGTCGCCCGGGCATGGACCGACGACGAGTTCCGGCAACTTCTGCTCACCGACGGCACCGAAGCTGTCGGCAGGTACGGGTACCTGGGGCCGCAGGGTGAATACATCGTGGCGCTCGAGGACACGCCCACACTCAAGAACGTGATCGTGTGCTCGCTGTGCTCGTGCACCGCCTGGCCCATCCTGGGACTGCCGCCGACCTGGTACAAGAGCTTCGAGTACCGGGCCCGCGTGGTTCGGGAACCGCGGAAAGTGCTGTCCGAGATGGGCACCGACATTCCGGAGGGCGTCGAGATCCGGGTGTACGACACCACCGCGGAAACGCGCTACATCGTCCTGCCCCAACGGCCGGCAGGCACCGAAGGATGGAGCCGCGAGCAACTCCAGCAGATCGTCACCAAAGATTGCCTGATCGGGGTCGCGATCCCGCAGGTTCCGAGCGCCTGA
- the nthB gene encoding nitrile hydratase subunit beta yields MDGVHDLAGVQGFGKVPHTVDADIGGPFHAEWEHLPYSLLFLGAADLGAFSVDEVRHVVERMEPRHYMMTPYYERYVIGVATLMVEKGILTHDELEALAGGPFPLSLPAESEGRPARTEDITFEVGERVRVRDEHVPGHIRMPAYCRGRVGTITHRTTENWPFPDAIGHGRDDAGAEPTYHVQFAAEDLFGENTDAGSVVVDLFEGYLEKVAA; encoded by the coding sequence ATGGATGGAGTACACGATCTCGCCGGTGTCCAGGGGTTCGGTAAGGTCCCGCACACCGTCGACGCCGACATCGGCGGACCCTTTCACGCGGAGTGGGAGCACCTTCCCTACAGTCTGCTGTTCCTCGGCGCCGCAGACCTGGGGGCGTTCAGTGTCGACGAAGTCCGGCACGTCGTCGAACGAATGGAACCACGCCACTACATGATGACGCCGTACTACGAGCGGTACGTCATCGGAGTCGCAACCCTGATGGTGGAGAAGGGAATCCTGACCCACGACGAACTGGAGGCCCTCGCCGGCGGCCCGTTCCCGCTGTCCCTTCCTGCCGAGTCGGAAGGCAGGCCGGCGCGGACGGAGGACATCACCTTCGAGGTGGGTGAGCGCGTTCGGGTCCGCGACGAGCACGTGCCCGGGCACATCCGGATGCCGGCATACTGCCGCGGCCGGGTCGGAACGATCACCCACCGTACCACCGAGAATTGGCCGTTCCCCGACGCGATAGGCCACGGGCGCGACGACGCCGGTGCGGAACCCACCTATCACGTCCAGTTCGCGGCGGAAGACCTCTTCGGCGAGAACACCGACGCCGGCAGTGTCGTGGTCGACCTCTTCGAGGGATACCTCGAAAAGGTAGCCGCCTGA
- a CDS encoding GTP-binding protein: MNDTRLPVTVLSGFLGAGKTTLLNQILRNREGRRVAVIVNDMSEINIDSAEVEREISLSRSQEKLVEMTNGCICCTLREDLLDEIRTLAADGRFDYLLIESSGISEPLPVAETFTFIDTDGHALADIARLDTMVTVVDGHSFLRDYRSGGPVEADAPDDERDISDLLVDQIEFADVVLISKADLISAEHLAELTALIRSLNKTADIHAISHGHVPLDAIMDTGLFSFDRAAQAPGWLQELQGEHTPETEEYGIGSVVYRERAPFHPGRLHQFLTGEWTNGRLLRAKGYFWNAGRFTEIGSISQAGHVIRHRYVGRWWKFLPDNYWPEDDYRRQGILDKWEEPVGDCRQELVFIGQGIDADVLRHQLDICLLTTAEIESGPDTWSGWPDPLGAGHSDHVTSQVAQTSTL; this comes from the coding sequence ATGAATGACACGCGCCTCCCCGTCACCGTGCTGTCGGGATTCCTCGGTGCAGGAAAGACGACACTCCTGAACCAGATCCTGCGCAACCGTGAAGGCCGGCGTGTTGCGGTGATCGTCAACGACATGAGCGAGATCAACATCGACAGTGCCGAGGTCGAACGAGAGATCTCGCTGAGCCGATCGCAGGAAAAGCTCGTCGAGATGACCAACGGGTGCATCTGCTGCACGTTGCGGGAGGATCTTCTCGACGAGATCAGAACCCTGGCCGCCGACGGACGGTTCGACTACCTCCTGATCGAATCGTCCGGCATCTCCGAGCCCCTGCCCGTCGCCGAAACATTCACCTTCATCGACACCGACGGGCATGCGCTGGCCGACATCGCGCGATTGGACACCATGGTGACCGTCGTCGACGGTCACAGTTTCCTCCGGGACTACCGGTCCGGCGGCCCCGTCGAGGCCGACGCTCCCGACGACGAACGCGACATCTCCGATCTTCTGGTCGATCAGATCGAATTCGCCGACGTGGTCCTGATCAGCAAGGCCGACCTCATCTCCGCCGAGCACCTCGCCGAACTGACCGCGCTGATTCGATCGCTGAACAAGACCGCGGACATCCACGCGATATCTCACGGCCACGTCCCACTCGACGCCATCATGGATACCGGCCTGTTCTCCTTCGACAGGGCAGCCCAGGCACCCGGCTGGCTGCAGGAACTCCAGGGCGAGCACACCCCCGAGACCGAGGAGTACGGAATCGGTTCGGTCGTCTACCGCGAACGCGCCCCCTTCCACCCGGGGCGGCTACACCAGTTCCTCACCGGCGAATGGACGAACGGCAGACTTCTCCGCGCCAAGGGGTACTTCTGGAACGCCGGCCGGTTCACCGAGATCGGCAGCATCTCCCAAGCCGGTCACGTGATCCGGCACCGGTACGTCGGACGGTGGTGGAAGTTCCTCCCGGACAACTACTGGCCGGAAGACGATTATCGCCGCCAGGGAATCCTCGACAAATGGGAAGAACCGGTCGGTGACTGCCGACAGGAACTCGTCTTCATCGGCCAGGGCATCGACGCCGACGTACTTCGGCATCAGCTCGACATCTGTCTCCTCACCACCGCGGAAATCGAGTCCGGCCCCGACACGTGGTCGGGGTGGCCCGACCCCCTCGGCGCCGGTCACTCCGATCACGTGACCAGCCAGGTAGCTCAGACAAGCACCCTCTGA
- a CDS encoding ring-opening amidohydrolase — translation MPEAIEVRKVPLHSVSDAGELAKLIDDGVLEADRVIAVIGKTEGNGGVNDYTRIIADRAFREVLSAKGSRSADEVAGVPIVWSGGTDGVISPHATIFATVPAEKAVKTDEPRLTVGVAMSEQLLPEDIGRTAMITKVAAAVKMAMDNAGITDPADVHYVQTKTPLLTIHTIRDAKSRGETVWTEQTHESMDLSNGGTALGIAVALGEIEMPGDDDVMHSRDLYSSVASCSSGVELDRAQIVVVGNARGVGGRYRIGHSVMTDPLDQDGIWSAIRDAGLELPERPHTSDLDGRLVNVFLKCEASQDGTVRGRRNAMLDDSDVHWHRQIKSCVGGVAASVTGDPAVFVSVSAAHQGPEGGGPVAAIVDLGQ, via the coding sequence ATGCCCGAAGCAATCGAGGTCCGCAAGGTTCCCCTGCACAGCGTGTCCGACGCCGGCGAGCTGGCGAAGCTCATCGACGACGGTGTGCTCGAAGCGGACCGCGTCATCGCAGTCATCGGCAAGACCGAGGGCAACGGCGGCGTCAACGACTACACGCGCATCATCGCGGATCGGGCTTTCCGTGAGGTCCTCTCTGCCAAGGGCAGCCGAAGCGCGGACGAGGTGGCCGGGGTGCCCATCGTCTGGTCCGGCGGTACCGACGGTGTGATCAGCCCGCACGCAACGATCTTCGCAACTGTGCCCGCGGAGAAGGCGGTGAAGACCGACGAGCCGCGACTGACCGTCGGTGTCGCGATGAGTGAGCAGCTTCTCCCCGAAGACATCGGTCGCACGGCGATGATCACCAAGGTGGCAGCGGCGGTGAAGATGGCGATGGACAACGCCGGCATCACCGACCCCGCCGACGTGCACTACGTGCAGACGAAGACGCCGTTGCTGACGATCCACACCATCCGGGACGCCAAGAGCCGCGGCGAGACGGTGTGGACCGAGCAGACGCACGAGTCGATGGACCTGTCGAACGGTGGTACGGCACTGGGGATTGCCGTCGCCCTCGGCGAGATCGAGATGCCCGGCGATGACGATGTCATGCACAGCCGGGACCTCTACTCGTCGGTCGCATCCTGCTCCTCGGGTGTCGAGTTGGACCGGGCTCAGATCGTGGTGGTGGGCAACGCACGCGGTGTCGGCGGCCGCTACCGGATCGGGCACAGCGTGATGACGGATCCGCTCGATCAGGACGGCATCTGGTCGGCGATCCGGGATGCGGGACTCGAACTGCCCGAGCGGCCCCACACGAGCGACCTGGACGGCCGGCTCGTCAATGTCTTCCTCAAGTGTGAGGCGAGTCAGGACGGGACGGTGCGCGGCCGCCGCAACGCGATGCTCGACGACTCGGACGTGCACTGGCACCGCCAGATCAAGTCGTGCGTAGGCGGTGTCGCGGCGTCGGTCACCGGTGACCCGGCGGTGTTCGTGTCCGTGTCGGCCGCGCACCAGGGCCCGGAGGGTGGCGGCCCCGTCGCCGCCATCGTCGACCTCGGTCAATAG
- a CDS encoding amidase, with the protein MSHVIDPVDAGDSPLTDVEPLGGPGGYEDLVMCDALTLSGLIKTREVSCVDVMTAYLDHIERHNRSVNAIVALRDRDELLAEARERDHQLADGHYLGWMHGFPHAVKDLSAAKGLPFTSGSPIFADRIADADDLFVARIKAAGAIVIGKTNTPEFGLGSQTYNPVYGTTATPYDTSRTAGGSSGGAAAALALRMVPVADGSDYMGSLRNPPAFNNVVGFRPSWGRIPEAGFIAQGAVVGPIGRSVADVAQLLSTMAGPDAGAPLGIDEDPEVFTRNLERDFHGTRIAWVGDWDGYLATEPGVLELCESSFDAFRNIGCRIEAALPDYKPEDIWQLFLRWRWWAQLGLVDLYDDPQTREQMKPEFVWEMEHGIALSALDVTKAAAARNDWQAALTKMFETYDYILAPSAQVFPFDKSTHWPTEIDGRPMDTYHRWMETVAPWTMTSLPVAAMPVGFDDRGLPMGIQIIGRHGADRAVLQLAHAYEQKTKWTQRVLPPALLPS; encoded by the coding sequence GTGTCACACGTCATCGATCCCGTCGACGCAGGTGATTCGCCCCTGACTGACGTCGAACCTTTGGGCGGGCCAGGAGGATACGAAGATCTCGTCATGTGTGACGCGCTCACGCTCAGCGGTTTGATCAAGACCCGCGAGGTGTCGTGCGTCGACGTCATGACCGCCTATCTCGACCACATCGAACGGCACAATCGCAGTGTCAACGCCATCGTTGCCCTGCGGGACCGGGACGAGTTGCTGGCCGAAGCGCGCGAGCGGGACCATCAGCTTGCCGACGGGCACTACCTCGGCTGGATGCACGGGTTCCCGCACGCCGTCAAGGATCTCTCCGCGGCCAAGGGGCTTCCGTTCACCTCCGGATCACCCATCTTCGCCGACCGGATCGCCGACGCGGACGACCTGTTCGTCGCGCGGATCAAGGCAGCGGGTGCCATTGTCATCGGCAAGACGAACACGCCCGAATTCGGACTCGGATCCCAGACGTACAACCCGGTGTACGGCACGACGGCGACACCGTACGACACATCACGCACCGCAGGTGGAAGCAGTGGCGGCGCCGCCGCGGCCCTGGCACTGCGGATGGTCCCGGTTGCCGACGGCAGCGACTACATGGGGTCACTGCGAAATCCACCAGCCTTCAACAACGTTGTGGGATTTCGCCCGTCCTGGGGACGCATCCCGGAGGCAGGCTTCATCGCTCAGGGCGCGGTGGTCGGCCCGATCGGACGGTCGGTGGCCGATGTGGCGCAGCTCTTGTCGACGATGGCCGGGCCCGACGCCGGCGCCCCGCTCGGCATCGACGAGGACCCCGAGGTATTCACACGGAACCTCGAGCGGGACTTCCACGGAACGCGGATCGCGTGGGTGGGTGACTGGGACGGGTACCTGGCGACGGAACCCGGAGTTCTCGAGCTGTGCGAGTCCTCGTTCGACGCATTCCGGAACATCGGCTGCCGCATCGAGGCGGCGCTCCCCGACTACAAGCCCGAAGACATCTGGCAGCTGTTCCTGAGATGGCGCTGGTGGGCACAGCTCGGCTTGGTCGACCTCTACGACGACCCACAGACACGCGAGCAGATGAAGCCCGAATTCGTGTGGGAGATGGAGCACGGAATCGCACTGTCCGCGCTCGACGTCACGAAGGCTGCGGCGGCCCGCAACGACTGGCAGGCTGCCCTCACGAAGATGTTCGAAACGTATGACTACATCCTCGCGCCCAGCGCTCAGGTGTTCCCGTTCGACAAGTCCACACACTGGCCCACCGAGATCGACGGCCGGCCCATGGATACCTATCACCGGTGGATGGAGACCGTCGCACCGTGGACGATGACGAGCCTCCCGGTCGCCGCGATGCCGGTCGGTTTCGACGACCGGGGGCTCCCGATGGGAATTCAGATAATCGGACGACACGGCGCCGACCGAGCCGTCCTCCAACTCGCCCACGCGTACGAGCAGAAGACGAAGTGGACGCAGCGCGTGCTTCCGCCGGCACTCCTCCCGAGCTGA
- a CDS encoding PucR family transcriptional regulator, translating into MDAVDLPSPAGYALTIREALTLPSLAGSTLLAGAGGLDQTVLRVNVIEVPDILPWVKPNELLITTGFPLRHADSGEPFDPRALVELVEGLARCGAAALGVKEGRYLGDLPAAMLEASDRLDIPLFLIPHDIGFDEVMSEVFTHLVDRQAFALDVADRMHRALTKIVLEGGDLPQIADEVAALFDASVLICTPDGRVNATAGSPANLQALEDLPLFDPSGRLRTERLHHGLQPAPGTDAGQIAVARVHAGGTDHGVILAFVGDGALGPVTVQALERAATVVALAVTKQLAVSAVESKFHGDFLRDVLNGNAGTVEQITEHCAQLEWDVNRAMVVVVAELDPDPARSAAGPARRLPVPGRMPQQRLTAAWKQVVRRRDRYAPVVGFSHEVVVLMPVGDENSRIVVDDLIAAVTGDRGGGRHSFCTGVSRVIGSAADLPQAYDQARRAVAVGRRMRGHGSVAHFDSLGVHRLLSLVDDSAELRSFATEILGSLAGDADEAIDLRQTMQALLDTNCNVAETARVLHFHYNTLRYRIGKLESIVGPFTTDPILRLDVALALRVVEMEGL; encoded by the coding sequence GTGGACGCGGTCGATCTGCCGTCACCTGCCGGTTACGCGTTGACGATTCGGGAGGCGCTGACTCTCCCCAGCTTGGCCGGCTCCACGCTCCTCGCGGGGGCGGGCGGACTGGACCAGACCGTTCTGCGAGTCAACGTCATCGAGGTACCGGACATCCTGCCGTGGGTGAAACCCAACGAACTGTTGATCACCACGGGGTTCCCTCTGCGACATGCAGATTCGGGTGAGCCGTTCGACCCCCGCGCGCTGGTCGAACTCGTCGAGGGCCTCGCCCGGTGCGGCGCGGCCGCACTCGGTGTCAAGGAGGGCCGGTACCTCGGCGATCTCCCTGCCGCGATGCTCGAGGCATCGGACCGTCTCGACATTCCGCTGTTTCTCATTCCGCACGACATCGGTTTCGACGAGGTGATGTCGGAGGTGTTCACACACCTCGTCGATCGGCAGGCGTTCGCCCTCGACGTCGCCGATCGCATGCACCGTGCCTTGACGAAGATCGTCCTCGAAGGTGGCGACCTGCCGCAGATCGCGGACGAGGTCGCCGCGCTGTTCGACGCTTCGGTGCTGATCTGCACACCGGACGGGCGGGTCAACGCGACAGCGGGTTCGCCGGCCAATCTGCAGGCGTTGGAAGACTTGCCGCTGTTCGACCCGTCCGGCCGGCTTCGCACCGAGCGCCTGCACCACGGCCTGCAGCCGGCGCCGGGCACGGATGCCGGCCAGATCGCCGTTGCCCGGGTTCATGCCGGCGGGACCGACCACGGCGTCATCCTCGCCTTCGTGGGAGACGGCGCATTGGGTCCCGTCACCGTGCAGGCGCTGGAGCGAGCCGCAACCGTGGTCGCGCTGGCGGTGACCAAGCAACTCGCCGTGTCGGCGGTCGAATCAAAGTTTCACGGCGACTTCCTGCGCGACGTACTCAACGGGAATGCCGGTACGGTTGAACAGATTACGGAGCACTGCGCGCAGCTCGAATGGGACGTGAACCGCGCCATGGTGGTCGTCGTTGCGGAGCTCGACCCGGACCCCGCTCGCTCGGCCGCCGGCCCTGCGCGACGGCTGCCGGTTCCCGGACGTATGCCGCAACAGAGACTGACCGCTGCCTGGAAACAAGTGGTCCGGCGCAGGGACCGGTACGCACCGGTGGTCGGGTTCAGCCATGAGGTGGTGGTGCTGATGCCGGTCGGTGACGAGAACTCGAGAATTGTTGTCGACGATCTGATTGCGGCCGTCACCGGTGACCGGGGAGGCGGCAGGCATTCGTTCTGCACCGGCGTGAGCCGGGTCATCGGCTCGGCTGCCGACCTTCCGCAGGCGTACGACCAGGCACGTAGGGCAGTGGCGGTGGGGCGGCGCATGCGCGGGCACGGTTCTGTCGCACACTTCGACAGCCTGGGCGTCCACAGACTGCTCTCCCTGGTCGACGACAGCGCCGAACTCCGATCGTTCGCCACCGAGATCCTCGGTTCGCTGGCGGGCGACGCGGACGAGGCGATCGACCTCCGCCAGACGATGCAGGCACTCCTGGACACCAACTGCAACGTGGCTGAGACTGCACGCGTACTGCATTTCCACTACAACACGCTGCGTTACCGGATCGGCAAGTTGGAGAGCATCGTCGGCCCGTTCACGACGGATCCCATTCTGCGCCTGGATGTCGCGCTCGCACTGAGGGTAGTGGAGATGGAGGGTCTGTGA
- a CDS encoding TetR/AcrR family transcriptional regulator encodes MVTQPRTAELLWGSPDRPKRGPKPALSLEQIVATAISMADAEGLATLSMQRLAEDLGFTKMSLYRYTPGKAELTALMLDAALGPAPDLSEIDGGWRAALHEWALRMWAGLRRHPWVVDVAVGPRVMGPNELGWLEIGLSALSGTGLTGGERLDSVVLITGHVRSLAQQSTAPGAETDTPEKALSAIMTGILTDNAERYPEAAAAFASASSSSRQDDALEFGLSRIFDGLAALVAERAE; translated from the coding sequence ATGGTCACCCAGCCCCGTACCGCCGAGCTGCTCTGGGGATCTCCGGACAGACCGAAGCGCGGTCCGAAGCCGGCGCTGAGCCTCGAGCAGATCGTCGCCACCGCCATCTCCATGGCCGATGCGGAGGGCCTCGCCACGCTGTCGATGCAGCGCCTCGCGGAGGACCTCGGGTTCACCAAGATGTCCCTCTACCGCTACACCCCCGGGAAGGCCGAGCTGACCGCGCTCATGCTCGATGCCGCTCTCGGACCCGCACCCGACCTGTCCGAGATCGACGGCGGCTGGCGCGCAGCGCTCCACGAGTGGGCACTGCGCATGTGGGCGGGTCTGCGACGGCATCCGTGGGTCGTGGACGTCGCCGTCGGCCCGCGTGTGATGGGACCGAACGAACTGGGCTGGCTCGAAATCGGCCTCTCGGCGCTGAGCGGCACCGGACTCACCGGCGGGGAACGACTGGATTCGGTCGTCCTGATCACCGGCCACGTCCGCAGCCTCGCTCAGCAGTCGACGGCCCCCGGCGCCGAAACCGACACACCCGAGAAGGCCCTGAGCGCGATCATGACGGGAATCCTCACCGACAACGCCGAACGCTATCCCGAGGCGGCGGCGGCCTTCGCGTCGGCGAGTTCGTCTTCCAGGCAGGACGATGCGCTCGAATTCGGCCTGTCCCGGATCTTCGACGGCCTCGCCGCACTCGTCGCGGAACGCGCCGAATAG
- a CDS encoding FAD-dependent monooxygenase, protein MSNETVLISGASIAGPALAFWLARSGYAVTVVEKAPALRRGGQAVDFKGEVHRQVLEKMGILDEVHRRQTGKTDLRIVDEHDKHLATMPGEFIGGDVEILRGDLTEILYERTADSCEYLFGDSVTALTDTEAGVEVTFEKSHARRFDLVFGADGIHSAVRRHRFGPEENFVRFLGYYYAVVGTTDAVTAESPDRERATGWMYNEPGRMAVVGGPKAPELFVFASDPIDYDRGDIAEQKRLLAAAYAGAGWRVPQLLAHLDDAPDFYLDSIARVETDTYTAGRVALLGDAAYGNTLGGFGTGLALVGAYVLAGELAAAGGDYRVAFGRYNEQMHRYAKIARKGSAGPFLAPKSATRIRMRNWTFKSRALFGLMMKLTDFFATGIDLQDYPALRSAGRPGNVDHP, encoded by the coding sequence ATGTCGAACGAAACCGTCCTGATCTCCGGTGCGAGCATCGCCGGGCCCGCCCTGGCGTTCTGGCTCGCTCGCAGCGGATACGCCGTCACCGTCGTCGAGAAGGCGCCGGCCCTTCGGCGCGGCGGTCAGGCCGTCGACTTCAAGGGGGAGGTGCACCGGCAGGTGCTGGAGAAGATGGGGATCCTCGACGAGGTGCACCGCAGGCAGACGGGAAAGACCGACCTCCGGATCGTCGACGAACACGACAAACACCTGGCGACGATGCCCGGTGAATTCATCGGCGGCGACGTCGAGATCCTGCGGGGCGACCTGACCGAGATCCTCTACGAACGGACCGCGGATTCATGCGAGTACCTGTTCGGTGACTCCGTCACCGCGCTCACCGACACGGAGGCCGGTGTCGAGGTCACGTTCGAGAAGTCGCACGCACGCCGGTTCGATCTCGTATTCGGCGCCGACGGCATCCACTCGGCCGTGCGCAGACACCGATTCGGGCCGGAGGAGAACTTCGTCCGATTCCTCGGGTACTACTACGCTGTCGTCGGCACCACGGACGCGGTGACCGCGGAGTCGCCCGACAGGGAACGCGCGACGGGTTGGATGTACAACGAACCGGGACGGATGGCCGTCGTCGGTGGGCCGAAGGCTCCCGAGTTGTTCGTCTTCGCGTCCGACCCCATCGACTACGACCGTGGCGACATCGCCGAGCAGAAGCGACTGCTGGCCGCCGCGTACGCAGGTGCAGGCTGGCGAGTGCCCCAGTTGCTCGCGCACCTGGACGACGCGCCCGACTTCTACCTCGACTCGATCGCACGGGTCGAGACCGATACCTACACCGCGGGACGCGTGGCCCTACTCGGCGATGCCGCGTACGGAAACACGCTGGGCGGCTTCGGGACCGGTCTCGCCCTCGTCGGTGCATATGTGCTGGCGGGCGAACTCGCCGCCGCCGGTGGCGACTACCGCGTGGCGTTCGGACGCTACAACGAGCAGATGCACCGGTATGCGAAGATTGCCCGCAAGGGCAGCGCCGGACCGTTTCTCGCGCCGAAGTCGGCGACTCGCATCAGGATGCGGAATTGGACGTTCAAGTCCAGGGCCCTGTTCGGCCTGATGATGAAGCTGACCGACTTCTTCGCTACCGGCATCGACCTGCAGGACTACCCGGCGCTGCGATCAGCTGGGCGTCCCGGCAATGTTGACCATCCATGA
- a CDS encoding VOC family protein, which produces MTSRLNPYISFDGNARQAMEFYKDVFGGTLAVSTFGEFGAPDAEGADKIMHAMLESDNGFTLMGADTPPGMEHNPGTNIAVSLSGDDGDLLRGYWAKLSDAGSVSVPLEKQMWGDEFGACTDQFGISWMVNIAGTPS; this is translated from the coding sequence ATGACCTCTCGTCTCAACCCCTACATCAGCTTCGACGGCAACGCGCGGCAGGCAATGGAGTTCTACAAGGACGTCTTCGGTGGCACCCTGGCGGTGAGCACGTTCGGTGAGTTCGGTGCCCCGGACGCCGAGGGAGCCGACAAGATCATGCACGCCATGCTCGAATCCGACAACGGGTTCACGCTCATGGGGGCAGACACGCCGCCCGGCATGGAACACAACCCGGGCACCAACATCGCGGTGAGCCTGAGCGGCGACGACGGCGACCTGCTCCGCGGGTACTGGGCCAAGCTCTCCGACGCCGGCTCGGTGTCGGTGCCCCTCGAAAAGCAGATGTGGGGAGACGAATTCGGTGCCTGTACCGACCAATTCGGCATCTCATGGATGGTCAACATTGCCGGGACGCCCAGCTGA